In Pyrus communis chromosome 1, drPyrComm1.1, whole genome shotgun sequence, the following are encoded in one genomic region:
- the LOC137736421 gene encoding high mobility group B protein 3-like, with translation MGKSRAAAPKKADAKLKTKSAGASKKAAKDPNKPKRPASAFFVFMEDFRVKFKKDHPNNKSVAAVGKAGGDKWKSLSDAEKAPYIAKADKRKAEYTKTMNAYNKRIAEGGNGADDEESDKSKSEVQNEDEDDDESGEEEDDDE, from the exons ATGGGGAAATCAAGAGCTGCTGCTCCCAAAAAAGCTGATGCGAA gtTGAAGACCAAAAGCGCTGGCGCTAGCAAGAAGGCTGCAAAGGATCCGAACAAGCCTAAGAGGCCTGCGAGTGCCTTCTTCGTTTTCAT GGAGGATTTCAGAGTGAAATTCAAGAAGGATCATCCTAATAACAAATCCGTTGCCGCT GTCGGTAAAGCTGGTGGTGATAAATGGAAATCACTTTCAGATGCC GAGAAAGCTCCCTACATTGCCAAGGCAGACAAGAGGAAGGCTGAGTACACCAAGACCATGAATGCTTACAACAAGCGCATA GCTGAGGGAGGTAACGGAGCGGATGATGAAGAGTCTGATAAGTCCAAGTCTGAGGTGCAAAACgaggatgaagatgatgatgagaGCGGAGAG gaagaagatgatgacgaGTAG
- the LOC137745213 gene encoding protein GET1-like — MGEVIETLPELRSSLAAPIVFVIAVAFEFFSRWLEQLKRGGGKSATATRLRGEIKDILKEASSLSLPSTFAQAVKLRRIAAAKEKELANCTSQELHGKEIKLSYDVLTYVVLVCWFWRVPVASISEQLVRPFGKVIPWRAGGVVNENVMVGIIPWLILSTRVSKFVCRLAKF, encoded by the exons ATGGGAGAGGTAATAGAAACCCTACCGGAGCTCCGGAGCTCGTTAGCAGCTCCGATTGTATTCGTTATCGCCGTCGCTTTCGAATTCTTCTCCAGGTGGCTAGAGCAGTTAAAGAGG GGAGGAGGGAAGAGTGCTACGGCAACCCGATTGCGGGGAGAAATTAAAGACATCTTGAAGGAGGCAAGCTCCTTGTCGCT GCCGTCGACTTTTGCGCAAGCTGTAAAACTTCGGAGGATTGCAGCTGCTAAGGAGAAGGAACTTGCAAATTGCACTA GTCAGGAGTTACATGGCAAGGAGATAAAACTCTCATACGAC GTCTTAACATATGTTGTGCTGGTTTGCTGGTTTTGGAGGGTTCCTGTTGCGTCCATATCGGAACAACTTGTGCGACCCTTTG GGAAGGTGATACCATGGAGGGCTGGGGGAGTTGTAAACGAAAATGTTATG GTAGGAATTATTCCTTGGTTGATATTATCTACCAGGGTTAGCAAGTTTGTATGTCGACTTGCGAAGTTCTAG
- the LOC137745205 gene encoding protein ACCELERATED CELL DEATH 6-like → MDTSNWTGQIESAAALPLASPGVDCQATQLADQTKEEPTKGIDLDVFNAAKQGNVDALREHGEHLDLKLIATKNTVLHIYIACSSSPTFNESEKQVLESTNIVEDILKTCPALLLQQNESGETALHIAARHGRAGIVGALIRAAKARQDDLEKGVLSEEAWKMLIRATNNGKDTALHEAVRFNHFAVVEILTRDDPECLYTANGDGETPIYMAVERGYCDLVYKMMMTCKNPVYKGPNGRTALHAAVTINGIEMTKELLKYTEKALTKEVDEKGWTPLHYAASMGHTSIVKSLLAADKSAAYIGDNDKATPLHVAALGGHADVMKELIACCPDCCELVDRRRRNALHFCSKKRHHQVEQLVRQDPWLSNVLLNGKDEDGNTPLHLMAYAWYNNAGFIRDARVDKMTFNKENLNALNIVQALPYSEQQIYLQSTLKEIGAIPSHRISSDKDGGSSTVEENIGGSQVEKNRGVGIEVKEGRDSHLVVATLIATVTFAAGFTMPGGYQAEKGPDQGFAVLSRNAAFKAFVITNTIAMAMSSCSVMVLLFCGNYTSLSGKLQKNFHNALSFTLFALMAMVVAFITGTYVVLSGRSPGLAVATCVLGCLFFFALAKSMNIPVVKILLLDVPRIMFRHKFPRSFLFKYMRCILPRDYPRHTFNAI, encoded by the exons ATGGATACCTCCAATTGGACTGGTCAGATTGAGAGTGCTGCTGCATTACCATTAGCATCCCCGGGTGTCGATTGCCAGGCTACTCAGCTAGCAGATCAGACCAAGGAGGAACCTACAAAGGGCATAGATCTGGATGTTTTCAACGCTGCGAAACAAGGCAACGTCGATGCCCTAAGGGAACACGGGGAGCATCTTGACCTAAAACTCATTGCAACGAAAAACACAGTGCTCCATATTTACATAGCGTGCTCAAGCAGCCCAACGTTCAACGAATCCGAGAAACAAGTACTCGAGTCAACCAACATCGTGGAGGATATCCTTAAAACTTGTCCAGCACTGCTGTTGCAGCAGAATGAGAGTGGTGAGACTGCGTTACACATTGCCGCGAGACACGGGCGTGCTGGAATAGTTGGAGCTCTGATCCGAGCTGCAAAAGCTCGTCAAGACGACCTCGAGAAAGGGGTGTTATCGGAAGAAGCATGGAAGATGCTCATAAGGGCAACCAACAACGGCAAGGACACGGCCTTGCACGAGGCGGTTCGATTTAATCACTTTGCAGTGGTGGAGATATTGACAAGAGATGATCCAGAGTGTCTGTACACCGCTAATGGCGATGGCGAGACTCCAATTTACATGGCTGTCGAGAGGGGATATTGTGATTTAGTTTATAAGATGATGATGACTTGCAAAAATCCCGTTTACAAAGGCCCTAATGGCAGAACAGCTTTGCATGCTGCAGTCACAATCAACGGCATAG AAATGACGAAAGAATTGTTGAAGTACACTGAAAAGGCTTTGACGAAAGAAGTAGACGAAAAGGGATGGACTCCGCTACACTACGCTGCATCCATGGGTCACACTTCAATTGTGAAGTCCTTACTAGCAGCTGATAAATCCGCCGCCTACATCGGCGACAATGACAAGGCTACACCTCTTCACGTTGCAGCACTCGGAGGCCATGCAGACGTAATGAAAGAGCTTATCGCTTGTTGCCCTGATTGTTGCGAACTGGTGGACAGGCGCCGTCGCAACGCTCTTCACTTTTGCAGTAAGAAGCGTCATCATCAAGTAGAGCAACTTGTGAGACAAGATCCATGGCTCAGCAACGTCCTTTTGAATGGCAAAGACGAAGACGGGAACACACCCCTCCATCTAATGGCTTACGCTTGGTACAACAACGCTGGGTTCATACGTGATGCTAGGGTTGATAAGATGACATTCAACAAGGAAAATCTCAACGCTCTTAACATCGTTCAAGCTTTGCCTTATTCAGAACAACAA ATATATCTTCAAAGCACATTGAAAGAGATTGGTGCCATACCAAGTCATCGGATTTCAAGCGACAAGGATGGTGGCAGCAGCACAGTCGAGGAAAACATAGGCGGCAGCCAAGTAGAGAAAAACAGAGGTGTTGGCATCGAAGTGAAGGAAGGAAGAGACTCCCATCTGGTTGTGGCTACACTTATAGCAACTGTAACGTTCGCAGCTGGTTTCACCATGCCTGGTGGTTACCAAGCCGAAAAAGGACCAGACCAGGGCTTCGCAGTTCTATCCAGAAATGCAGCTTTCAAAGCTTTTGTGATaacaaatacaatagccatggCTATGTCTAGTTGTTCTGTCATGGTGCTCCTTTTTTGCGGGAACTACACAAGTCTGAGCggaaaattgcagaaaaatttCCACAATGCATTATCCTTTACATTGTTCGCCTTAATGGCAATGGTGGTTGCATTCATTACCGGCACATATGTGGTACTGAGTGGTCGTTCGCCAGGACTTGCCGTCGCTACTTGTGTGCTAGGATGCCTTTTCTTCTTTGCCTTAGCTAAATCCATGAATATTCCGGTCGTCAAGATACTACTATTAGATGTGCCAAGAATAATGTTCCGGCATAAATTTCCTCGTTCTTTTTTATTCAAGTACATGAGATGCATATTACCACGGGATTACCCGCGTCATACTTTCAATGCGATATGA